In Gemmatimonadota bacterium, the following proteins share a genomic window:
- a CDS encoding serine hydrolase, protein MHRTLFTRNGFTRECVSALFLLFVAFGACASPRPFGGVSGGSAIVGPANGSLVIVGGGAMGPELYKKFIELAGGPDAPIVVVPTAGGDSVYPADWVGIRALQAAGARHVTVLHTLSRKEADSEAFVAPLRSAGGVWFPGGRQWHLVDSYLGTRTEREFHAVLARGGVVGGSSAGASIIASYLVRGAREGNTVMMAPGYEQGFGFLRNAAIDQHVVARDRLEDLPEVIAKHKELIGISEDEGTAWVVRGDQAEIIGRNKAFVYGGSDANDPGKPYLTLRAGDRYDLAKRTVTHRASADSPLTAAFIDSLFADYAKPGTPGAAVLVAQDGNMLVNRGYGLADVNANAAVTTRTNFRLASVTKQFTAAATLLLVKDGKLTLDETLADIWPDFPAYGRRVTVKQLLTHTGGLLSYEDFVPDSQTRQTKDAEVVDMMKHVDSTYFAPGSQFRYSNTGYAVLAEIVAKRSGIPFATFLRDRIFVPLGMHKTIAREDRGGPVLMRAYGHSMVDGKWQQTDQSNTSAVLGDGGIYSSVDELFRWSEALYSDELLPAALRTQAFTNTVLTDGKKSGYGFGWFVDPYRALPRLFHTGSSRGFRTVIVRFPTMHATIIILTNRNEPSPEGIANAIADRLLFTQGDARWEKQKFASTSSCRSLSAVSETVAWAGCTGGKVFHTSDGGATWMVDSVPGAARLDFRGIKAFDANTAVVSSAGPAEQGQARIYRTTDGAKSWQLAWSDSTKGIFLDGLAFWDALHGFTFSDPIDGKLVIFTTDDGGKSWQRVNAANIPPVIAGEAAFAASNTQLTTQGEKNAWIASGGGVEARVYRTTDRGRTWHVSGTGMPGGASAGLFGIAFSDARNGLAVGGDFNIARGLTDFSIRTFDGGVTWHPAGRPDGATQGLHLVPGSSPPMFVGAGAWGTAISRDFGTTWQHGDTLTAWGIGFVSPTTGWVVGPRGHLSRFRGSSK, encoded by the coding sequence ATGCACCGAACGCTCTTTACCCGAAATGGGTTCACGAGGGAGTGCGTCTCCGCGCTGTTTCTTCTGTTCGTCGCGTTCGGCGCCTGCGCCTCGCCACGTCCATTCGGTGGCGTCTCCGGCGGCAGCGCGATCGTCGGGCCAGCCAACGGCTCGCTCGTCATAGTGGGCGGCGGCGCGATGGGACCGGAGCTTTACAAGAAGTTCATTGAACTCGCGGGCGGCCCGGATGCTCCGATTGTCGTGGTCCCCACGGCCGGCGGCGATTCGGTGTACCCCGCCGACTGGGTGGGCATTCGTGCGCTACAGGCCGCGGGCGCTCGGCACGTGACCGTGCTGCACACCCTGAGCCGCAAAGAAGCCGACAGCGAAGCGTTCGTGGCACCGCTCCGCTCCGCAGGCGGTGTCTGGTTCCCGGGCGGACGCCAATGGCACCTCGTGGATTCCTACCTCGGCACCCGCACCGAACGAGAGTTCCACGCCGTGCTCGCGCGCGGCGGAGTCGTTGGTGGATCGTCGGCCGGTGCGTCTATCATTGCCAGTTACCTCGTGCGTGGCGCCCGCGAAGGGAACACCGTGATGATGGCCCCTGGCTACGAGCAAGGGTTCGGTTTTCTGCGCAACGCCGCCATCGATCAGCACGTCGTCGCACGCGACCGGCTTGAGGATCTCCCCGAGGTGATCGCCAAACACAAAGAACTCATCGGCATCTCCGAGGATGAAGGCACCGCGTGGGTCGTCCGCGGCGATCAAGCCGAAATTATTGGCCGCAACAAAGCGTTCGTGTACGGTGGCTCCGACGCCAATGATCCCGGCAAACCATACCTCACGCTGCGCGCCGGCGACCGCTACGACCTCGCCAAACGCACCGTGACGCATCGCGCGAGCGCCGACTCGCCACTCACCGCCGCGTTCATCGATTCGCTCTTTGCCGATTACGCCAAGCCCGGTACGCCCGGCGCCGCCGTGCTCGTCGCACAAGACGGCAACATGCTCGTCAACCGCGGCTACGGGTTGGCCGATGTCAATGCCAACGCCGCAGTCACCACGCGCACCAACTTCCGACTCGCGTCCGTCACCAAGCAGTTTACCGCCGCCGCCACGCTACTCCTCGTGAAGGACGGTAAACTCACGCTCGACGAAACACTCGCCGACATCTGGCCCGATTTCCCCGCGTATGGTCGGCGCGTCACGGTCAAACAGCTCCTGACGCACACCGGCGGCCTGCTCAGCTACGAGGACTTCGTTCCCGACTCGCAAACGCGCCAGACCAAAGATGCCGAAGTTGTCGACATGATGAAGCACGTCGACAGCACCTACTTCGCACCAGGCTCGCAGTTCCGCTACAGCAACACGGGCTACGCGGTGCTCGCAGAGATCGTCGCAAAACGGAGCGGCATTCCCTTTGCCACGTTCCTACGCGACCGCATCTTCGTACCGCTCGGCATGCACAAGACCATCGCCCGCGAAGATCGCGGCGGCCCCGTCCTGATGCGTGCGTACGGACACTCAATGGTCGACGGCAAATGGCAGCAAACCGACCAGAGCAACACCAGCGCCGTCCTCGGCGACGGCGGTATCTACAGCTCGGTGGACGAACTTTTTCGATGGAGCGAAGCGCTCTATAGCGACGAACTTCTCCCAGCAGCGCTCCGCACGCAGGCCTTCACCAATACGGTTCTCACCGACGGAAAAAAGAGCGGATACGGCTTTGGGTGGTTTGTCGATCCCTACCGCGCCCTGCCGCGCCTCTTTCACACGGGCAGCTCGCGCGGCTTTCGCACGGTGATCGTGCGCTTTCCGACCATGCACGCCACCATCATCATTCTCACAAATCGCAACGAACCGTCGCCCGAAGGCATCGCCAATGCAATTGCCGACCGACTGCTCTTCACGCAGGGCGACGCACGCTGGGAAAAACAAAAGTTCGCCTCCACGTCGAGTTGCCGGAGTCTGAGTGCCGTAAGCGAAACGGTCGCGTGGGCCGGTTGCACCGGCGGCAAAGTGTTTCACACCTCCGACGGCGGCGCCACGTGGATGGTAGACAGCGTTCCCGGCGCCGCGCGACTCGACTTCCGCGGCATCAAGGCCTTCGACGCCAACACGGCGGTCGTCAGCAGCGCCGGTCCAGCCGAACAAGGCCAAGCGCGCATTTATCGCACCACCGATGGTGCCAAGAGCTGGCAACTCGCGTGGAGCGACTCCACCAAAGGCATCTTCCTCGACGGCCTCGCCTTTTGGGATGCGCTCCACGGTTTCACCTTCAGCGATCCGATCGACGGCAAGCTCGTCATCTTCACCACCGATGACGGTGGAAAAAGTTGGCAGCGCGTAAATGCCGCAAACATTCCCCCAGTCATCGCAGGCGAAGCAGCGTTCGCCGCCAGCAACACCCAGCTCACCACGCAGGGTGAGAAGAACGCGTGGATCGCGAGCGGCGGGGGCGTGGAAGCGCGTGTCTATCGCACCACCGATCGCGGGCGCACGTGGCACGTGAGCGGCACCGGCATGCCGGGCGGTGCGAGCGCCGGGTTGTTCGGCATTGCCTTCAGCGATGCGCGCAACGGACTCGCCGTCGGCGGCGATTTCAACATCGCGCGCGGCCTCACCGATTTTTCCATTCGCACTTTTGATGGTGGCGTCACCTGGCACCCCGCCGGCCGGCCCGACGGTGCCACGCAAGGGCTTCACCTCGTGCCGGGCTCCTCGCCGCCCATGTTTGTGGGCGCCGGCGCTTGGGGCACCGCCATCTCGCGCGACTTCGGCACCACCTGGCAGCACGGCGACACACTCACCGCGTGGGGCATCGGCTTCGTATCGCCGACCACCGGCTGGGTCGTGGGACCGCGCGGTCACCTATCTCGCTTCCGGGGATCATCCAAATGA